AAGCCGAGTCACTCATCCTAAAGGCTCAACACTTACAACAGCTTTACCGGATGTGCACCCTAGAGCTCCGTTGCTCTGTAACCAACCCTCAGCCTGACATAGTTATTCAGCGGGTTTACCTGAAACCGCCCTGGGTCAAACACCAACATCTTCTCTTAAATTCCGTCGCTAGGCATAACTCTTGCCGATCATTACTCATTCATCCCAAAGGTATCGCGTGTCTCTTTGGTTCTAGTGAGGATATAGCCCAGGTGGTTGACCTATTCAGTTGCTTGAATAACCTCCGTGACTATTTCATGAGAAACTCTCACGAAGCCCGACGCAGACACACCCCCGGAGAAACTAACTCCTTTCGCAGAAGCTTTTCTATCGCTTTCGCTTATCGAATCCATGAACTACTCACGCAGGCATCTCAACAGGCCATAGACGACGGTCCTTGGCGAAAAGATTCACTGATACTGCTACGCAAACAGGACCAACAAGTAGTCGATAAAGTCAGCGAAATCTTTCCTCACACCCGCCAGATCCAGT
This genomic interval from Corynebacterium poyangense contains the following:
- a CDS encoding DUF2786 domain-containing protein — protein: MSNKNNQNTTNNTSGEGLIIEAIYRTGSLGWTPTDLLHIFGYEIAYYLNRIDGKRVPSPMAQHWNHQLRQLLLTPHSWNPSKNVAQLCSQILRLPEIPGAELLYDPTLYPETDPQSLSGNTESQRQRSKVSKLLAKAESTTFPAEAESLILKAQHLQQLYRMCTLELRCSVTNPQPDIVIQRVYLKPPWVKHQHLLLNSVARHNSCRSLLIHPKGIACLFGSSEDIAQVVDLFSCLNNLRDYFMRNSHEARRRHTPGETNSFRRSFSIAFAYRIHELLTQASQQAIDDGPWRKDSLILLRKQDQQVVDKVSEIFPHTRQIQLSGHNFKGYQAGREAADISYRRRFLNQIDHAA